GGGAATGCTTAACTATAGGAAATCATAACCAGGCAACATTGGTTATATATATTACAATATCGACGAATTATCAAGGTAGCGGTGGCAATGGTAGAGCCTGAAAACAAATTATTTGCTCTTAAGGATGGTTGGGCCTCTCAGGAAACGAGAGAACAACAACGACTCACAGTATTATCTGAACTGGGTTTGCGGCAACCTGAAACAATTCCAGTCTTTGAGGAAGCTACTCAAACGGCTGCCCATTTTTTGGAAGCGCCAATTTCCATATTGGGATTTGTAGATCAGGAGCGCCACTGGTTCAAGTCATCTGTAGGTTTATCCAGACTAGGATTGATGAATCATTTGGCGCAAAACCGTCAGTTGTTGCGTCGAGAATCTTTCTGCACCCAAGTAGTAGAATCTTGTAGAGAATTAGTTATTAACGATACTCAAAAGTACAGTAATAATACTATTGTTACTAGTAAATTAGTTCAGGAATATGGCATTCGCGCTTATTTGGGAGTGCCATTAATTGATTCTTCAGGGCATTGTTTAGGTGCTTTGGCAGTTATGGATTTGGTACCGCGCGAATTTAAAAATCGAGATATTGAATTTTTACAAATCATAGCTCGTTGGAGCATGAGTGAATTTGAGCGGAATCGACTCCTGCAAAGTAGATCAGAAAAGAGTAATCATAAAAGCGCGTCTACTTTGTTTATTAATGAAGAAGCTACCAATAGCTTAAAATTAACATCAGCGACTTTAGAAAAAGAATCACGTTCTACTAGACAACTAAAATTAGAACTTTTAGGGCAACTTACGCAAGAGTTACGCACTCCTTTAACATCAGTATTAGGTATGGCTAGTGTCTTAGGTCGAGAAATTTATGGGCCTTTGACAACTAAGCAAAGAGAATATCTAGAAATTATTCAACACAGCGGGCGTTACTTACTTTCTTTAGTTAACGAGATTACTGAATTAGGCACAGTAGATGAAAATTCACTGGTACTAAACATAGCTCCAGTAGACATTGAAATGTTATGTCAACAAGCTATTAATAGTCTAGAAGAACCTGCTAACCGTCGGGAGCAAGATATTCGCCTCTCAATAGAACCTGGGCGTGGTCGCATTTGGCCTTTAGACAAAGACAAGGTGCGACAAATACTTTACCACATGGTTTTCAGTGTTATTCAATTATCGGCAACAGGTAGTATTGTGAGAATTCACGTCTCTTACAAGGAAAATATACTCACCATTACTGTTTGGGTTTCACATCCTTGGTTGGGAGATGGGATTACTGAAGTTGATCCCTATTTTCGTCTTCATCCCCTATCTCTACTGGAACTTGCCAACGAAGCGGCATCTTACAGTACTTATTCCACAAACCAAGATGAGTTAGGCGGTTTATCAATCACACTAGAACAATCACCAAACTTGACTGATTCCTACTCAGATTTGTTAAGTGTAAACCCTGATCTGGAGTTAGTTAAGAGTAATAATAGTTTATCCCGTGAAAGCTTAGGTTTGTTACTAAGTTGTCAGTTAGCAGAATTGCATGGTGGGCAAATTTCGATCCAAGGTTCAGCAGAATCAGGACACCGTTATGTACTTTCTTTGCCGCTACAAACTGCTACTACTACTGAAGCCGTTAACGATATTTAATCACAAGCTACTTTTTGTGAATCTACCCAACTATTCATTTTTCTCCTTTAATCAGCATCGCCTGATGAATCATACTAGTATGAAGAGGCATAAGTAAAAATATAAAAACCTTAAATTTCAATTTTTTGCCAATTTTTAGATGTGATCTTCCTATTTTTGCCCAGAGACACTTGTGTCTTGGCACGAAAGTTTCTCTAATAAATTTGCCATCTTCGTTGTTACCTGTTTATAATCACCCGCATTATGATTAAGTGCAAGTTCTGCTTGTGCAGATCTGCTCATTAAATGCAGCGTGTTTTATGAATTTAGCCTGGCAACGATTTACTTTATCTGATTTACCACTCAAAGAATACCTCGCTACTAGCTACTTACGCCGTTTTGCGGTTGGTTTGTTCAACTCGTGGCGGCAAAGCAGCATTCTGATGCAGTCGGGAGACATGATTGCAGCTGCTTTAATCAGCTTAGTTTATGCTCTTGCACCTTTTGTTTCAAGTACATTGATCGGGTTACTGCTGACAGCATGTGTAGGATTCTGGCTGTTGTTGACTTTATCTGATGAGCCAGTACCAGCAACTGTTCCGTTAGTTACGCCTATTCACTTATTGGTATTGCTTTATTGGGGAATTGCTGTAGTAGCTACAGCGTTATCACCAGTAAAAAAGGCCGCTTTGAACGACTTGGTGACATTAACACTATATTTGTTGCTGTTTGCCCTTTGTGCTAGGGTACTCAGGTCGCCGCGACTCCGGTCTTTGATTATTACCTTATATCTACATATATCGCTAATTGTTAGTGTATATGGATTACGGCAATGGTTTTTTGGCGCTGCCCAATTGGCTACATGGGTAGACCCGGAATCACCTTTGTCTAAAACAACCAGAGTTTATAGTTATTTGGGTAATCCTAATTTGTTAGCTGGATATTTAATGCCAGCTGTTGTTTTGAGTTTAGTAGCTATTTTCGCTTGGCAAGGTTGGATTAAAAAAGCTTTGGCATTGACTATGCTAGTTGTGAATAGTGCCTGCTTAATTTTGACTTTTAGCCGTGGCGGGTGGATAGGGCTAGTAGTGGCAATTTTAACTGCGATCGCATTATTAGTTTATTGGCGGAGTCTAGAACTCCCGCGTTTTTGGCGTACTTGGTCACTGCCGATAATTTTGGGAGGTACCCTGGGATTATTGCTCCTAGCAGTCATATTTGTGGAGCCAGTCCGACTGAGAGTTTTTAGCATTTTTGCTGATCGCCAAGATAGCAGTAATAATTATCGCCGTAATGTTTGGGATGCTGTCTTTGAAATGATTCGCGATCGCCCGATTATTGGCATTGGCCCCGGTCATAATGCTTTTAATAAAATCTACCCACTTTATCAACATCCTCGTTATAGTGCTTTAAGCGCCTATTCAATTCTGCTAGAGGTGGCTGTTGAAACTGGCTTTATTGGTTTAGCTTGTTTTCTGTGGCTAATCTTAGTCACCTTTAACACAGCATTGTTACAACTGCGAAGATTGCGAGAATCGAGAAATATCCAAGGATTTTGGTTAATCGGTGCTTGTGCTACTTTGCTGGGGATGTTAGCTCACGGTACAGTGGATACAATTTGGTTCCGGCCTGAAGTCAATACCCTTTGGTGGTTAATGGTTGCTATAATTGCCAGCTACTGGGTGCCGCTAAATCAAAACAATAGCCAACCGATTAATTCCTCTAACCTAGATTCAGCTACTAGTTAAGAGTAAATAAATTGGGCAAGTTGAATTTGAAACTTGCCCATGTCTTATGCTGAATTTTTGAGTTCTGTCTTGTTGCACTAGTCCCTGTAACTAGTAGCACCAGGAGCGTTAGGGTCACGATAACGGCTAGGTTCGTCGTTATGTTTTCTACCCGCTAAACCAGCTAAACCTAGCAGACCGAGTAATCCTAACCAACCCCAATCAAAATCATTGCGATCGTAAGTAGTTGTGCGTGGTGCATTACCAGTGGTAGTAGTAGTGTTGTCCTGAGCTTGTGCAGGCAATGTTAAAGGCATAATTGCCATCCCTAATGTTAGTACTCCAGCGCTAACAGCTTTAGTAAGGTTGCTTTTCATGGTGAAGTTCCTCATTGGTTCCAAAGTTACTCACCAATGTATCGAGTCCTAACGCAACCAGAATCAATCTGTAGCTATAAACTAGGTTGTTTATCAACTCACGCTGAAGTATGAAGTATGAAATTTCCTACTTCTACGTCTTGACTAATGACTATTGACAATTTAATAATTTTTCATTGCTCTTTGAATATCGCGTTGATCTTGACGGCGTTTGATGTCTTCTCGCTTGTCATGGGTTTTTTTACCTTTACCAAGGGCAAGACTAACTTTTACCCAACCTCGCTTGAGGTACATTTTTAAAGGTACTAGTGTCAAACCTTGTTGTTCGACTTTGCCAATTAACTTACGAATTTCTTGACGATGCAGTAG
This window of the Nostoc sp. HK-01 genome carries:
- a CDS encoding inorganic carbon transporter, whose amino-acid sequence is MNLAWQRFTLSDLPLKEYLATSYLRRFAVGLFNSWRQSSILMQSGDMIAAALISLVYALAPFVSSTLIGLLLTACVGFWLLLTLSDEPVPATVPLVTPIHLLVLLYWGIAVVATALSPVKKAALNDLVTLTLYLLLFALCARVLRSPRLRSLIITLYLHISLIVSVYGLRQWFFGAAQLATWVDPESPLSKTTRVYSYLGNPNLLAGYLMPAVVLSLVAIFAWQGWIKKALALTMLVVNSACLILTFSRGGWIGLVVAILTAIALLVYWRSLELPRFWRTWSLPIILGGTLGLLLLAVIFVEPVRLRVFSIFADRQDSSNNYRRNVWDAVFEMIRDRPIIGIGPGHNAFNKIYPLYQHPRYSALSAYSILLEVAVETGFIGLACFLWLILVTFNTALLQLRRLRESRNIQGFWLIGACATLLGMLAHGTVDTIWFRPEVNTLWWLMVAIIASYWVPLNQNNSQPINSSNLDSATS
- a CDS encoding GAF sensor signal transduction histidine kinase yields the protein MVEPENKLFALKDGWASQETREQQRLTVLSELGLRQPETIPVFEEATQTAAHFLEAPISILGFVDQERHWFKSSVGLSRLGLMNHLAQNRQLLRRESFCTQVVESCRELVINDTQKYSNNTIVTSKLVQEYGIRAYLGVPLIDSSGHCLGALAVMDLVPREFKNRDIEFLQIIARWSMSEFERNRLLQSRSEKSNHKSASTLFINEEATNSLKLTSATLEKESRSTRQLKLELLGQLTQELRTPLTSVLGMASVLGREIYGPLTTKQREYLEIIQHSGRYLLSLVNEITELGTVDENSLVLNIAPVDIEMLCQQAINSLEEPANRREQDIRLSIEPGRGRIWPLDKDKVRQILYHMVFSVIQLSATGSIVRIHVSYKENILTITVWVSHPWLGDGITEVDPYFRLHPLSLLELANEAASYSTYSTNQDELGGLSITLEQSPNLTDSYSDLLSVNPDLELVKSNNSLSRESLGLLLSCQLAELHGGQISIQGSAESGHRYVLSLPLQTATTTEAVNDI